The region aTTGTTAATCATTAGAAACAAAATACATCTTAAAAGAACTACTATAAATATTGAAGTAGCATCAGTAATATACCAAAAAAGTTAATAGAAATACAAATAGGTTTTTGTGACCAAACTAAAACATTAGTAGGTGTAACGTAAAAAGCGATTTTGTACTAGGGGAAAGTCGGGTAACCCCAGACAGCGGTTAACTCCGGACACTTAGTGTACAGCTTAAACTAAAGAAACTATGTGATTTTAAAcgctataaaaacattatttgagtaaaattatggcatatataaaatatctatcATAATATGTAGAAGCGATTGACTGGGagtgaaaaatattgttttccaCCACCAGAAGAGCGATGTATCAtcatatttgattattttatttatttatttaacttttatttcgctgattaaacaatattacaatttttcatataaaataaataaacatcgttaacataaaataacatcgttaacaaaaaaataacatcacagataacatcaaaaataacatcgttaacataaaaaacctttataaaaaacgtttttaatctttttaatttataatatatatatactgttataATCAGTCAGGGACTCAAAGAAGGTAAGGATGATGCGTTTATCATCGCAACCTTTTCATAGAGtcactattgaaaaaaaaattaaaaaaacactttaatttttaaagaaaaataaaaaatttaataaaattaaaacacataagaagaaaaaaataaataaaaagaaaaaatacaaaaaaatctgaaaacaaatactgtaaactataatatatatgtcAGGAATTAAGGAGATGCATTTTAgattcacatattaatatacctaatttttatgtaaattaataacttttattagattaaaaatacatttttatttactatatatttttttaaataaaattcgtttaatactttaatttactGGTTTTAAAACCAGTATTTATGAATGAGATATAATCGGGTGGTATCGGACACAAGTTTGGAGGGCGGCTCCCTACAACTTAATCcgtttacatattaaaaacaagcatcttttttttacataaataatacatttaatataatggTCAAACCCATAAtagtaattcatttaattccaataaaaagaCCTAAGatacacaataattattttttttgtttctaattcaaTAGATgaatgtttatacttttaaaaaaagtcgtTTGGCacttagttttcttttattacttgtgttcaatctttttttttttaaatggccggggctacccgactttcccctatatttatttaacttgcattttttttaaactcatattTTTTGGGTTAAGTTGTTAAGAATCCTAAATAGATTCTTCATTTTCCTCAATTATATAAATTCTTGTTaacaatctttttatttcttgacgcataacggttttttttaacattgaaaatatattttcaatttttttgttcgTATTTTTTAGTACTTCGTAAATAATTTTGTAGACTAGTAAAATTATGACGCTTTGTAAATATCTTACGCAGTGCATCGGCTAAATCAATTCTCAAAACTGAGAATTGATTTAGCTGATCTAATttatcaaacataaataaaaaagttgtttccgCAGTAACGGGAATCGAAgaggatatttttaaaactaattatcgAATTGATTCGAAATTAGGAACACTTATTGTATTAGTATCTACAGCATACACTTGAATAATCTTTACTGCTAATCTTgatggtaataaaaaaaaatttgtgccaTAAATTACACCAAATATtgtccaaattttaaaaaaatgcgtaaattttattgaatttaagacctaatttaaatctttttaatgacacaagtaatatattatcaaccaaaacttcaataaaaaaaaaaagaattaagagTCACGCAAGAATGTTGTTGAAATAGAAATGATAGTTCGTTTAAGCAGAGACATGGTACTTTTTTCGTAAAAGAGACACAACTTACGACGATAAGACAGAGAATCAACCTTAATTGGTAGAAGCCcaactatatttaatatacatagaatagtatagataaaaattattgcatCAAAATATCAGTGacaatttaatatgtaaaaattatacaatttgttaaaaaagtagttaaatatttataagatacGTGATAAAgctaataaataatagttagatatagaaatatttggaaatgcaaaattatatgaaatatatatttttatattaaatacaaaaaagacaCTACAATACTGCAACCCTTTGAAGAAATTGTGTCGTTACAGTATttcgatttttcaaaaattactaaGGTTACTATggtttttctaatattttgctTTGAGCTATTAAgtaataagtataaattattCGCGAGCAGACAGTAatgaatcaaaattttcaaatttcaaaagaaGCTTTTGGCTGGACCATTTGATGAAATGCATTTTGTGGAACGGAAATGACTTGAGTTTTTGGTCTCTCTCGCAGTATCGGCTTACTTACTCTTCGTGTCGGAAGCTTTGGAGATTCGGCTGAATTTTCAGATTTCAACCTGGTTCAGGCAATTAAACATTTCAGTAATAATATGAAGAAAgcgaagaaaaaaagaaagggaAACACTTAATCGAGGCTGTACTCATTTCAGTTCACATAAATTTAAGTCAACTAAAATGTTACTGAACTTACCTGACCTCGTGcttttttgcaagttttaagAAAGAcatctgaaaatgaaaaatagaaaccagtaaattaatacttttttcaagtaaaaaatatcttgaaaatattatgtaaaaatctTCATCTTGATATATTAACTATTCTTACTGATCTTGGAGTCACAACGCTCATTGTCTTCAGATGAGATCTTGTTGACTCAGGTAAATCAGATACTAGCTCCGTTTCAGAAATACTTCCCTTATGGAGCTTGTTTAGAGTCGTCAAAGTGTCATGGGAAATAACGACATCTGCAGCTACAATATCaagatatttagaaaaatacgtttttcatctttataaaaatttatattttattttaagattctTGACAATTTTTGTGAAATTCACAAACATTAcatatattcttatttattaaatctgtttatcataaaatcaaattattacatatattaagtataaaaataccgatcaacaaaaacaaaaacttgaatgaaatattttaaaagcctATAAAATTAGGAAaccttttattaataaagttaaggGAGTTGACTGCTACACATAagtttaaagaagttaaaaaatctaaacagattgatttatcaacaatttttctAGCATAAATACTAAGCTCAGAATTTTTAAGCCGGAACAGACTCTTGTCTTAATGTTTTCGCTAGTTTGGGCTTCATGGTCGGAGATATATTTATCGAGTGCTGATTCTGTAAAGAACCTCGTCTTTCAAGGATGGCATTCGACCTTACCCAATCTGGTTCTATtggaaagaaaacaaaacaaaaaatccttAAACCTAAATGTGATGAAAATAGCCGTGGAAActgttaaaaaaggtttttataaattcaatacaAAATGTGAACAGTTAACTCCTTTAACGTAAATGAAAAGTTACATATATACTGACCAAGAATTAATGATCTTCCAAgttttcctaaaataaaatataaaataaaataggacatatatgaaaaaaataaattaaccttTCCATCAggcaataaaaaattctttttgactttatacatttaaaataagtaataattattttgaaattttttgactaaCGCTCCCTTAAGTAAACAAAGTGATGTGGATCTTTTCAGAtctcaaagcaattaaattgatcataaatttcatataattaacttttatataactacattttatataattatatatttattattattaaaatttgcataaagATGCTCATTACaactattgataaattttttgtagGTTAGAAATGAATATATAATTCATTAACTGTTTTTGAACTTGTAAGATTTAGACCTAtatgctaaattattttaaagtttgcctTCTTATAAtgtgacaaaaattaaaacggTTTGGCTAttagaaaagaaatttttactattttaaagaGCTTTCCGCTCAATCGAAAACTGTCTGGCAAAATGAGCATAGGTCAAAAAAATAGGCATAGGTCAAAAAGATGGGCATAGatcaaataaactttatttaatctcaattttaaaatgagaaAAGCATTCgacatatcaaaaaaatacaatataaatataaataaatatgtaaatacaaatttttttttttttaaacatcttcgcttccaaaaaggctgcaagcaaccactaattaaagttggaagttactggaagatgaagattgtagagcaagataacgattgacagacaattTAAAGGATTGCAAATTATTTGAATCgagaaagcaagatgaagaaagcaaattccaaagaacaaATGTTCGAGGAAAATAACTAGACGAATAAGcgtttttagagcacttaggaacagtcgcagaaaaaggatgagacttaattgaatgacaagtaacacgagaatgaattttagaagATGgaacaagagacgctagctctcttgagcagtgcccattatagtatttgtggaaaagagaaagagaagcaacattacgacaatgtgataatggttggaggttggctgcaagagcaggtccaactatgtttacaatgcgtttttgcaccttgtctaaaagagaaagggcatcattagaagatccaccccagatatggcaacagtattccatacaagactggatttgagatttatagagatagagaatagaatccgaagtaagaaagtgtcgagctcgataaagagatgcaaccttagaagatgctaactttgcaactgatttgatatatggtttccaagaaagattggaagtaagagttaatcctagaagatgaagagtagatgactcatcgagtacatcaccattcataaatataggaagatctaacttattgcgataacgattggctgaaaaaaactgagttttatctGTATtgaagttcaccagccactgtgagtcccatgctgtagcagaagtgagatccttttcaagctcaaatgccccctccaagcaatcagagggtgTTGGTTTCTTATCacgacaagaataaatggtagtatcatcagcaaacaatgccaccttagatgtgagaatatctggaagatcgttaatgtaaattaaaaagagtatagggccaaggatagaactttgaggaacccctgaagttacagaataagaagagtgctgtccatcgaggacaacttttatgctacgattggaaaggaaggattcaataatcttaaagatgttgccagatacaccataagaagaaagcttatggagaagaccagcatgccaaactttatcaaaaacttttgaaatgtcaagagcaatggccttaacctctccacctttatctaatgcacaataaaacctatcagttattactgttagcaaatcagctacagaatgagaagatcaaaatccatattgatggtcagaaagtaagttattagattcaagatgagagattaagtgtttgttaattaaagattcaaaaaccttttattatgataggaagaagattaatgggatggtagtcagatcgctctccagaatttttgaagaTAGGGATAACGGATGCCAcattccagcaggctggaaaacaagactctaataagcacttgttgaacaGTTTTGAGAGTATAGACGACAGCTTTGGAGAACATTTCTGCAAGAcaataacaggtatgttgtccggaccacaagctgtagaagagtctaggtaggaaatcactttagatacagaagctggagtgatatgaatgccatgcaatggatcaacctgtttgatgaCTAActcaggtagaatgcaactagtagaaacaagaga is a window of Hydra vulgaris chromosome 15, alternate assembly HydraT2T_AEP DNA encoding:
- the LOC136091523 gene encoding uncharacterized protein LOC136091523 codes for the protein MFCSSYSGYTPLHLAAASGHNQVIVQLIELYGANIHQRDHSGKKPKDIVKDTVAADVQRKLGRSLILAADVVISHDTLTTLNKLHKGSISETELVSDLPESTRSHLKTMSVVTPRSMSFLKLAKKHEVRLKSENSAESPKLPTRRVSKPILRERPKTQVISVPQNAFHQMVQPKASFEI